Proteins encoded by one window of Deinococcus sp. KSM4-11:
- a CDS encoding DUF2268 domain-containing protein → MSVIPVDTLDALHTVLRAPERHQDALYRQLVLDPLRPVWEGMLRYGPPTDDPAMQAARMMKLYRPEHGAERGLEAIRHLQEAGVVQANLTALQLATATLNPDAHGVQLPPLHLALTVAEPGSLGEDGLTGAANVPGWLLLSIWPQLLPNGAWNDPKLPAITAHEYHHAVRFAQPDWTFPMTLGAYLIAEGLAESFAADLYGEGSLGSWTTTLQESDLRALAPRYGAALEERDFGIVRGYIFGDSVMREYGGPSDLGIPPYAGYALGYRVVQDYLRLSGQTVVEASYTPWRVIAAGCGWFD, encoded by the coding sequence ATGTCCGTTATTCCCGTCGATACCCTGGACGCTCTGCATACCGTCCTGAGGGCTCCAGAGCGGCACCAGGACGCCCTCTACCGTCAGCTCGTGCTCGATCCGCTGCGGCCCGTGTGGGAGGGCATGCTCCGCTATGGCCCGCCCACCGACGATCCCGCCATGCAGGCCGCCCGCATGATGAAGCTCTACCGGCCCGAACACGGCGCGGAACGCGGGCTGGAGGCCATCCGGCACCTGCAGGAAGCGGGCGTGGTTCAGGCCAACCTCACGGCGCTCCAACTTGCTACGGCCACGCTCAACCCCGATGCCCACGGCGTCCAGCTCCCGCCGCTACACCTCGCCCTGACTGTGGCAGAACCCGGCAGCCTGGGCGAGGACGGCCTGACCGGCGCGGCCAACGTTCCCGGCTGGCTGCTGCTGTCGATCTGGCCGCAGCTGTTGCCGAATGGTGCGTGGAACGACCCGAAGCTCCCCGCCATCACCGCGCACGAGTACCACCATGCCGTCCGCTTCGCCCAGCCTGACTGGACGTTCCCGATGACCCTCGGCGCGTATCTCATCGCGGAAGGACTGGCCGAGAGCTTCGCCGCGGACCTGTATGGCGAGGGCAGCCTGGGCTCGTGGACGACCACCCTTCAGGAGAGCGATCTGCGTGCCCTGGCTCCCCGGTATGGCGCCGCGCTGGAAGAACGCGACTTCGGCATCGTGCGAGGCTACATCTTCGGGGATTCGGTCATGCGGGAGTACGGCGGGCCCTCCGACCTGGGCATCCCGCCGTACGCGGGGTACGCGCTCGGGTACCGGGTCGTGCAGGACTACCTTCGCCTCAGCGGGCAGACGGTCGTTGAGGCCAGCTATACACCGTGGCGGGTGATTGCGGCGGGGTGTGGGTGGTTTGACTAA